The following is a genomic window from Phaseolus vulgaris cultivar G19833 chromosome 6, P. vulgaris v2.0, whole genome shotgun sequence.
GAATGTCGATGGGGAGGGTAGGGTTTTTTCAATAACGAATCCTGAATTAATCAAAGTTCAAGGTGATGTAGCTAGTAAGGatttagggttagggtttgtTTATCTTGGTGAAACACATATGTTGAACCTTTGacaattcatttatattttgcAGTACTGAGTCAAAGGTCGAACCAAAGGGTACGATCTGTGATGCTTCATCAGTCCATGAGTCCTCAACAACATCTTAAGATGGGGAATGGTGGAATCATTCTGGCAACTCAATTCGACAAACATTGTCATTTCCCAAGTCTCATGCAGACCCCCTTCCCCCTATCACGTTCCCATGCAAATGACACCAATTCAAGGTAACATACTTTTTATATAACTTCATTTACATCTGGTTTGTTCAAATACctacattataaaatattttcatctttttctatcaattataatttatacaagttgttaatttttatgataaaatataattgaataacAATGCTGCATTACCCTTTTCTCACCAATTCTTGTAAATTACTTCTTTCCTCttaaattattacaattttaCATTTTCTCCTTCTCTACAAAGTTTgctatttcaaaaatttattatcTTTAGTTTAACTCTTCTCTTCTATTAATATTCTCTCTTTCTTAACtatgattaattaattaatatggaTATTTTAGTTATAATAATACATATTACTAGTTAACtatttgttaatttatttgCAATAACTTTAAACAACCATAGCTTTAAAATGGGGACCCTTTCAATAAGTTACTATAAAAAGATGTGGTCAGATAATTACAGTTCAAGTTCAAATTCTTGGTCTTGTTTTCCACTGTCttacaaaaagaaaatttaacaaaattattttataataatccTTGTCTGCAATCATCTCTAGGCACCAGCAATGGTACATCAATCATCAACATTTTAGAAAACCAATAGCTTCGGGCCAAATTCAACCAAAGGATACACCTACGAGACCAAGCCAACTGCTTGATGAGAAAAGGTGGCTTCCCTTAGAAATTATAAACAATCATCAATCCAAGTTTCAAAAGTTACCTGCCATTGTTGCTCCTAAAACTGGATCACACGCTGTTCAACCAACTGAGTGGAGCTTTGTGAACAACACAAGCGTCACAGAATATATATCTAACAAACCCAATGAACCTCGCAACTATTCCAGCAGTTTAAAGCTAGAATTTGATCCCCCATTTCGGATTAAGGTAAATTAACTAGGTTTCAACAAAAATGAGAAGGTTGTCTACCTTGTTTCTTCACCATATTGACACGCAATTATTTGATTTGTTATGCAGAAAGACGAGCAACAATTACCTGATTTGCAACTGAGTTTGAGTTACACAGTTGCAAGCGATGGTGGCAAGATGAATCATTACAGAGAAACCCAGGAAATTAGCACCAAGCTTTCACTTTCTTAATGTTAATAACCCAGATATCATTAGCCGAGTTAgctaattatataaatagagAGACCATATATTGAAAAAAGGAGAATAGATTCACAAGATCGATCAATGTATGTACAAGACATAGGCTACTTGctattttttcaatttgaatCTACATGAGATCTGATTGTAAAAGGAATTGTGTCAGGGTTGATAGAGGTAGGCATTATCCATTTTTGTGTGCAAATGATTGCTTAAAGTGTGAAGAGAACAGGCAGTAGAAAAAGGATGGAACAAAAAAGAGTGAGAATATGTTGGTCTTGCTTTAGAGATTGATACTTCACTTTGCAttgatcaaataaaaaatttatcagTTGATCTCTCTCCACCATCTATCTTCCCATTCAAAATTTCATTCCTACATTTACATCTCAATggttcttatataaataaagttaacAAGTGTAAAAACAGTTCAGATTATTACTTTCACAGttcttttatgtatttttatctattttctGTTGAGattggttatatatatatatatatatatatatatatatatatatatatatatatatatatatatatatatatatatatgtattgactagagaaaagaaaagatatatttaattactaaaattattgatgttattttagtttttaaaaataagatgtTATTGGTATTATGATATCTTTACAAGATCCTATAACGAGATAGTCTTACTatgtttcattttttcttttcatcttaTATATAAGCGTTATGTCATAACTTTGAAAGTGATCTTTATGGTGCTctattttttagaaaacatacTTTCTATGTTGTTTATTCAATGAATCAtgattatattttctttcttttcttcttcgtTTTTTTCCTTAAGTCAATTTGCGTATCTGGGTTGATTTATCATTTCAATATGGTATCACAGTCATTTAAGGTATGTTTGTTTCCATGAGGAAGGAGGGAGagattattttttgtgtttgtttcaaggGTCTTGAGGGTGGATGGGGAGGAGGGTGAATGGTTTTTTTCATTATtcacaaaatgaaaatatttgtgGGGATTGATGTAGGATTATTGTATTTTACCAAAATATCATTGTGCAtgcattttattacaatatacaaaattaaatattatataaatttatttattatttataatttcaaaaatatttaattatactattaataacaacatataattataaataattaaaataattaaataaaaaaataaaattataatatcaacaatatatatatatatagttatataaagtaacaaatgaatataataataaatattattttcataaattttaatatatttaataaatttattttaatttaacacaaaaatattttctattatattttttatttttttattaaaaaatataaataattatgaatattatatattaaaaatatttaattaattcaaacctacacacacaaaaatcataattcattattcaaatattttttaataacaaagataaatttgtaaacttacaataaACCATCATCACAAATCCACTTTATCATCCTTCAATTCAAACAACGTCACATATCCTCAAACATCCTCTCTaatcctcacaaattcactctctCCCCTCCTCACAAATTCTCTTCTCAATTCAAACAGAGCCCTAGAGTTTGTTGAGCCTATAGTGTGTCActcatttttatttgttttatgttattagaccactcataaatatatagtctcacataCGAATTGGTTAATCTTGGTATAAGGAGATATGTTGAAGATCCCACTAAATATACTTCAAATTACAAAATCTATCATTGTTATTAAAGTGTGTGCTGTCATAAATGAATGAATATTAAATATCAGCAATTCTAATCATTCACTTAAAATGAAAgtaaacatataattttttttggaaatattAATCAAGTAAGTATCTTTCTAATAGAATAAGTTTTACAAGGGagtgatttgaaaaaaaaaatgttatttttatgataattattacaagtaaaaatattgtttataaatatgtatataaaaaatggattttatttcttttaattcagGATCTTTCAAGTTTTAAAGAAGACATCTACAAAAACATAGTGttgattgttttattgttgaaatttttattattattttatgaaaaacaatCATTGTGCATTAGTCATAATATACCGTGAACTAAACATTGTAGGAATAATCTATATATATGTTACATTGTCTATGTTACCAAAGTATACATTTTTTCTTGGGTTCTAAATGtaatacattaatattaatcttATCATAAACATTTCCAATGAATTAcattaaaattttctttatttaaaaagttGAATTATTTATACTTCCTTCTAtttgaaattatgttttaacataaaatagAGACAAAACTTGATGAAGAATGAGACCcagttaaaataaaagaaaccaAACATGCTTTAAAAGTGGTTGTTTTGATGGCGGAATAGATAAAGGACCATTCTGTGGATACCTGTGGAGAACAACATGAGCTTTTCTGACAGGAATGTCTTGGGTTGGCAGAAATAGTAATAAACATAACTCCTCTCATTTCATCATCCTGATGTGGGTCCCACCATCTCTCACTCTCCCAAGTCACAACAATGCTGTTCTTCACCAAGAATGGGTGCAAAATAGTATCATGGTGCATTCATCACACTGCCTCATATGCTACCATATCACATCAATGATCTGACGCAGAGtcaatgaattttaatttttttcctctcttaccaaaataatacttttcattttcttaagtTTATTTCTCATATTGTACAAATTATACAACTAATATAGTATAATTGGGACATGATTTTGTTTTCTTAGTTTATGCAAAGAGTTTAACTTTTAGATTTAGATGTATGGAAAATATAAAAAGAGAtatttgataaatttaaatatatatctcTCAAAAATCGATCATTCCGTGTAtgtttgaattaatgtttaaaattttggattttgttttaaaaactaaaaattacaaaataatttcaacTTGAATGTAAATTATATATCACATATGACTTCATTTAACATCAAATCAAACATGGGCATAGTTAATTTAAGATACCCTTGATTTAcgagaaaatattaaaaattaaaaaaaaagatgcACGTTGTTGTCAGTTCTCCACATATAGATTCACATGATGGATTcaattctttcttttattttaatcagTGATGGATTCAGTATCATCCTACTTTTTGGACCAGCCACCTGTGCCAAATCTAGGGCAGATGTTTCACTTTGAGCCCCCAATTCAAATCCAACCTCAACTTCTTGTTCTTCACTGCTTCATATTCACAAGTCATTGACCGATCTGGAAGAACTTCTCAAGCTCATTTGCAGAAGGAACTTGAGCTTGAAATTTTGAACAGATGCCAAATTTTAATCTGAGGAACTATCAAAACTTTTTTACCCTGTTTGGAAAATGTTAAGAGACTCCATTGCAATTAATCAAAAGGTTTGACTTACATGCTTTCATGATGGATTTGGTGATAGTGCATTAGACTTTAACTGCTATGGACATGATAAAATTGCAATATCAAAGTTGGATTTAAGGCACATCCAAAAATGTTTAAATGAGATTacaatcaaattaaattttgaaaaataatccagtaaaaaaaatgaaatttgatTAACCATAAAGGATACTATAATACCATACATATTTGAGAAAACGAGGGGAAAATTCTTACTTTGCCAAATGTATATATATCAGTAACAACAGAAACATCAGTGATACTTGCAGTTGAAAGTGACCTAATAGTCACCTAATCCTATTGAACCAAGTATTCCAAAACCATTGCTCAATGTTCAAATGTGGTTGGTGTAATTGTTAAAGACTAACCGAATAACAGAACATTGGATATCAGGGGCAGGAATCACTCCTGGGTGTTCGTAAATCATTTTGCAAGTTACATGTGTTATTCAGCGTTTGTCATTTTAAAAGCCACGTTTTTCTTCTCTGTCCTTTCACATGTAATTTCTGAATGTCCTTACATGTCGTGCTTGCTATACTTGCAAGACAAGGGTTGCTATATCTCTTGAAACTTGATCTGAGTGTCTTGTTGGTAAGCAAGCACATATCTTCTAACTAAAAAGACcaaatattttggatttaatTCACACTAATGTTTGTCTCTATGGATTTAATTCACACTAATGTTTGTCTCTATGTATGCTAAATCAATTAATGGTTGCTCTTATTTTTCTCACTTTTATTGATGACCATTCTAAAAAGGTTTGGGCTTTTGTTTTGAAATCCAAAATTCAGGTACTTGATGTGTTCAAATATTTACATACAAGTGTTGAAAGAGATACATGTAAATTATTGAAATGTGTTAGAGCAGATAGTGATGATTAATCCAcaagtctttttttaaattattacaatGAGTATGACATTTGAGAGTGTTTGGCTGCAAAGCATCTATTCACATCCTTAAAAATGAAAGATCTAAACTTGATGGGAAGTCTAAACAGTATATTTTCCTAGGTTATGGTCGTGGTGATTTTGGGATCCGATTGATAAGAAGATTGTTAGAAGTCTAGATGTTATTTTTCTTGAGGATCAAACCATTGAAAATATTGGCAAGAAAGAGAAGCCAAAAGAGGTTACTCATGGATACATTGTTGTTGAGTAAGAACCTCCTACCGTAGTTGTTTATCAGAGAGAGATGTGAATGCAGATTTGGAGAATGAATTTGTGTACTcaactttttttctatttctactGTGAGACTTAGACTATTCCTAACAACTAATGAACATTAGGCGAAAAGTGCAAGGACAAACATTAGGATAGTGATAGATAAAAGACACAGACTCATTCATTTTTTGCATGATTATGCTTACGAAGTAACTCTAGTTAATAGATATATGTGGCAGTGAAGACTTCAAGTATGTCAAACGGTTCAAATTTCATCGCATTTGAAAAGCATAATCACTTGAAAGAAAAAGTAAATCATAAAAGGAAGAGCATTTATAGAGTTTACAATTTACATGAATACATCAATGATGCAATTGATTAAAATATCTTTGTCCTGTTTCCGTGCCAGATTTGTTAACAGCATTACACAAGAAGTACACCAAACAAAAGAAAGTGTGAAATTTATCTCAATCCAGAATTCATCTGATGTACATACTTGTTCTCAAAGTGCTGAAGAATTGCAAACTAAAATATTTGAAGGATTCTTTTCTCTGTGTATTAAAAAGGAAACAATCAATAGATCATGGATAAAGTAATCACTTATACCagttaacataaaaaaatcctGATACCATAAGGATCATTCCTCGGATCAAGAAGAAAGAAGTTGCGAAGACTAAACCAACATGAAAAAAGACACACAGTAGTAGCCGATATACACTTCTGTAGGGCAGGTTAGGAAATCTTGATTCCACCGAAAGCGCCACTAATCCAGAATTATTGATCACAAAAAAATGACTTTGATTTCTCTCTAATCAATACAGTATCACCAAAATGAACAGGGTTCAGAGCTTGAAGCCACCTGCTGGAAACAAAATTCAatagaaaggaaaaaataaataataaagacaGGATAATTTATAGAAAGTAAAAAAGAGAACTGATGTTTTGGTCTTCAAGCATTGTGTTTACGTTGTTTCTAGTCCTATAAATGAAACTTACATCAGTTCTTTACTGTAGAATGTTATATTTGGTTCAATCAAGAACTAAATGTAATCTTTCAAAATTGATGCGATTGTACTCTTTTTGAGGGATTGATGTAATATAATTGATTGAGTCAAATTTAAAGGTTGACGTGCTCAATTGACCTAAAGAAGTTTTGGTCTTCAAGCATTGTGTTTATGTTGTTTCTAGTCCTATAAATGAAACTTACATCAGTTCTTTACTGTAGAATGTTATATTTGGTtcaatcaagaactaaatcaagaactaaatctaATCTTTCAAAATTGATGCGATTGTACTCTTTTTGAGGGATTGATGTAATATAATTGATTGAGTCAAATTTAAAGGTTGACGTGCTCAATTGACCTAAAGAAGTTCGAAAGTCTAAACCGATGTAAATCCAATCTTTTGGGATGAAAACATTACCTAGGTTGAAATCTAAAACACTATACCAAATGTTTACTTATGATATTAATGCCAAAATTACATAAGGTGAGAAGATCATACCATAAGCGTAACTGAGAAAACAGGGCACCTAAAGCTTGAACTATAACATGATATTGAGTTTCATGTCTAAGATTTAGTGCTGAGATTTATGCGTCGGAAGTTCCTGCAGAGAAAGTTAAATGTGAATTTTAATCTTTGCGCTGCCAGAGTTGAGTTACACAAATTTGGACAAAAGGATTAGCAAGGTTACCTGAGAATAGCGTACATGATCATGATGCAAATTTGAAGTTTTCACTATTGTTTCCCACTTGAGATTACCAGATGTTGCATTACAATCATGCCTTTTAGCTTGGGTTTGAGTACCTTGACTTGAGTGCAGGAAAGAATTCTTCACAGACACTAAAGGCAGGGCACGCCAAAGCCAGGACTCGGAAGGTGATTTTGGTAATGGTGGAGGAAGAGGAGACACGACAGAGTCAGCACAATATTTTCCTGAATCGTTAACTAACACAATTTGCTGGGCATTGATCTTTGAATCTTCAACAAATGTCCCTTGCACAAGTGACAAGGACTCGGGTTCTTGGCTAATATTTTGATCAGTTGTCAATCCTTCAGTTTTTCCTTCTTTGGCTGTGAgattcaaaattctaaacaaaCTGGGTGGAATGGAATCCAAAGAATTTAACACTTCAGTATCAAATGTGGCCTTTTCTTCCACAGCACATCGTAATTGTTTCATATCTTGAGAAGATCCTATGGAGGAATAACTTTCTTTCCCCCTTCTTCTCTCTAAGTCTGCAATCATAGTATCTACCCTCCGTGTGTTATCCAAAGAACTTACATTTGAAGATGGTAATTTCGCTGTGCTGACTGTATCTATGTACAATGTCTTTTCGAGTGTGAGACTTCCTGAATATGAAGTTCTTTTGTTTCCTTGGGACAGCACATCTTGAACAGTTCCAAGCACACCGCTGTGAAATTTCACCTTGCTAAACTTATAATTTTCAGCCTCTTTAGAATCACCAAGCAACTTGGCGCCACGAAAGGGAGATTGAGGTCTTCGAGAGGGAGATATACCAGTAGCAGCTGCTCTTGAGCGACGGAAGGGAGAGAGTCTACCTGGAAGCAACTCACCAGAATAGGTAAATCTGTTTGATTCACTAGTCAATTTCTTTTTACCCTCTTGCTTGTCAGGTGATGCTGCCCTAGAGCTTGATTTGTTCTTGTGAATTGCGTCCCAAGCCTGCGGAAAAGATTCATGATTGGAAGTAAATATGTCAAACAAAACCACTTGAGCTTGCTGATTCAGGGTTGAAGTGTGAAAAGTAGTTCCGTTTTTCTTACCTTCTTTACAGCTGGAACTGGGCTAAAAGATCTAATATGAGAAGTTTTGTTAGGTTTCACAACCTCACTGGCTGAAGGCAAGGAAACCTGGTTTTTCATTTTGATCGCAGCCACAGGATTCAATAAGCACAGTGAATTCCTAATATGTAATTGAGGTAACAACCCGCAGCCTTTAGCTGCAATATCAGAAGAGTTGTCGCATTCGTTACCATCACCTTCgtcttcactttcttcctcTTGACCGTGGCCATGGTATGGTATAATAGCAGTGTTATGCCTATTAGACAATGGCTTCTTTTCCTCGCGAATCAATTTGCTAACATCTCTAGGTTGTTGTTCTACTAGTACAGATTGCTTTTTTGAAGAATATTGAGAAGGCTGTAAAGTCATGGCCTTTGCAGCAGGCAAGAATCGGTTCATCATGAAGTCTCTAGTTTGTTGATCAGTGGAAAAGGTTCCAGACTTGTTTGCGCTCATATTTTCTAACCCGCTTACACCACTCACACTACAGTTCATGGAGAATGATTCTGTGTGTGACAGTGTTTCAAGGGCGTCAGAAAaagcatcatcatcatcatcatcatactTCACATTGGACCTTCTGCTCTCAACTATTTTCTCtatcttctctgtttttctctctttcacaGTGTCTACTTTAGCCACACTGACGCTGAAAGACTTGGATTTATTTGAGGACTTGAATTTGTTTGCAGCTTTATTTTCCCTTTCCAATGGTTGTTTGGTAGCATTGGTTGAATTTCCTGGAGGAAGCCTTGGGCTTGGAGTGATTGAAGTGGCCTTGGGAGGATGAGGCTCAGATCCACCATTGCCCTTGCGTCTTCCAGGGATATGCTCCCAATTGAAAGGAACTGCAACTGGTTTTGTTACCTGATCCAAGGTCGCGTCTGATTTGTGGTATGGAAGACTGTGGCGTTTCTCTAGAATCTTCTTCCTTGCTTCAGTCAAGGACGGTGATGTGGCAGAACCACGTCTCACAGACATGAGAGGGGCATTAATATTCAATTTCCTTTCCGCCATTTTGTTTCCAAAATTTAACAACAGTACAGCCCCTCCCAATCACAAGTTCACGATTCAGGACGAATATCATACACTAATCTTCAGCAGCAGACCTAAATGATTAGATAATAAACCTCCTGCCAATCACCAAAACCTGAAAACAAGACACAGATACTGATTACAAACAGTTTAGAATAAGTACATAAACTTCAATTCAACAGGACTTAAAATGAGAAAAGAGAACTAACACACATATACAGTTCCAGAAAAAATTAAGATCGAAACCAAGGGATCATAAGAAGACTTATTTTCTCTCCTCTATAATCCAAACAACAAATAAGCGAAAACATCAGCGCAATGACAACACGAAACACCTTAATCCGTCAAATTTAATGACCCTAATAATATTACTGAAAAAGAACATAATTGAGTTGAAGTGACCACGAACTAAAAATGAAACCTGGTCTCAGAAGCAACCAGAAAGAAGGAAGTGGTTTCAACGCTAGTGAGCAAGTAATGTAAGCTTTTTGTGAAGCCGAAAATGAGAAAATAATGAAAGGAGGAAGGAATGAAGATGTGGAGGTGAGAAAGATGGAAGGGAATGGTAATGGATGGTTGCAAAATTATGTGAATAGTGGAATGAGTATGACGTAAGGAAAATCAAACAAGATTGAAGCTGATAGATAGAGACACGAGTTTTTAgcttctattgtttttgtttcaaTGTATTTCATCAGTTTACGGTGTGGCAGTGTCTGACTGGCGAAACATTAGCCAAAATAATGGATAGTTATTGGACTCAACTCCCAACATCACTTCGTAATAACACCCACTGCTCTTTTTCGATTGGTTCAACTATTTGTATGTCCAATTATCAATCCTCGTATTTGtatatggttttttttttattttaataaaagtgaGTAATTTCGCAATGCACATTTGTCATAGCAATAGATGAAATTTGAGAGTGTGATTGAAAggtttaaattaaaaagtgaTGGGTCACGGATGCATCGTGAAGAACAGTTAGTAGTAAGAAAGAGTCCTAACTCTAATAAGTAGGTTGTGGACCGACCATATTTAAAGTAGACAACTCTTCTCTGTGAGTGTCCGATTCCACGTTGCACTTAATCATCATATCATTTTCAATCATTTCATTTTCGCCCTAACAACATCTTCCTCtaagaacaaattaaattaaaccaATAACACATAATACTGTAAATAACtataaaaacacaaaaacataAAGCCACAAACCTACTTTTATCTTATTTCATCTTTTAACTTTCTGTGTGCtagtaaataaataacaaatattatttttcatgaatTGAAGGTGGCAGATTTTGATATCACCATATACAAATTTGATAGTGAAACAGTGAATAGTTTTAGGAATAAACTAATTCAGAAAAGCTGAAGTAAATTAATGTGTATAATGATGTAAACACATTTATCAGTTATCATAATGTTAAGATTAGTAAATGTTAAATATTGTTCTCTCTTGAATAAAAACGCATGGGTTGGGGGATCTTATGATCATCATCACATCACGGTCGTTGAAAGGTTTCGAGATTTTCCGTTTTCTTAAAGGTCAGGATAGTGAATAACAATTATAATTGATGGTTCTTTTTCATTGCAATCAAATTATTTCGCTatcattgaaaaaaaatgtaaaatatatatatatatatatatatattatatatatataatgtattttggtctttatttattttcttttgctttttctattgattttttaaaatacccGTTTTATCCTCTACgtgatttataaaatattttattgagaaataaaaaatatttaaataaaatttaaaagacaaaaaGTAATGCATTTCAAAATTAGAAAACCTAAACTCAAAGAAAAtctttaaagaaattaaaattgaacTTTGTGTCAATCACATTTATCCATTCTATTAAATACAATTTTACTTATGACTAAATATGTTCTTTAAACTTATTTTCTACATATCTGCAAATATACTGAAGAGAGAAACTTGCGAAAATttagagaaaatattttatcataagCGCTagtctatatttttaaaattttctcacATTTTGTCTACTCtatacataaattttaatttattaattcaaaataaaaaatttaattttcctttaatcattaattatttatttcacttaaatttattttttctacagCTATTGGCTATTAAAGTTACATGGATGAGATTACAaagttttttttcataaaatatatacaaaagttACATAATAAGCATGACTAAGTCATAGACACTTGATAACATGGATGAGATTAATTATAAGAAGATCAAAATGaatgaaacaataaaaataaaagaaaaagaaacatttaagtactaaaataaaataaaataaatgtattaatttataattaaaacacAATATTTTACTTCATCAAGTTTGTTAAGctaagttgaaaaaaaatatccaagaatcaaattaattataattaatgtaaataaaaatcaattaatcAGATTGTTCCCGGGTTAAGGTCCAGGGAACTATTGAGATCACTTCTTCTTTCTTACTGAGTCTTCGGTCAGATTGCATTTTAGTTTCCCTCCTTGTAAGCTCCTTACTCGTCTCACCCTCAATCTTCTCGTAGTTAAGGGATGGTACCTACAAAAGGGCACTCTGATACTCAAGTCAATAAATTCATCGTTCGATTGTAGCATTGTATATGATGATGTACCTGAATCTTGgaatgtgttatttatattattttaatggtcTTTCTTATTGGGTAAAATTAGGGAGTTGGACCATGTTTATGAATACATTACCTAACTCTTAATCGtggattaacttcactgacTCTGCTTAAACATAACTGCATTTGAGATGTTGATCGATCTACTAATAAGGACCTTAGCATCGGTCAGAACACTAATGAGATTTATGATCCATCGCACTCACGGGTACACAGATAAATATTAAGTTATTTATTCATTTCACTTGAATTTAAAGTTGATCGGTTGATTTGATCATAATCGTGCATAAACTACCACACATGAGCAACTTCAGAGAATTGTATCATGAAATGACATAAGTAATCACTTTTTGTAACAGGGTATTTCATTTTACAAGTTGACTTGTTCTAACATAAAAGTTGATGGAAAAATCCACAGTGGTGTGTAAGTAGCAGAGTGTATGTGAAATTAAATCCCTGACCATTGACTATGATATACATAACTCAATAGAGTAGAGacatttattaaaagaaaaagaaagaaaaagagagtcctTAGATCACGGGACAGAGATTGGGTTGGGAACATGAATGATATTAGAAAAAGGGTTCTTGCGTCCCACGAAGATGGGTCCCTTTATGGTTTCTGTCTGCCATACTTGACTTCCCACTTCCCTCACTcttatctttcttcttcattccaACCACTTTCCGCTTTCTCATCCACCCATGTGCACCACAAAACTCCACACATTCAAATTCTATATTGCACACATTGTGGAATTTAAATCTAATTATGTCCCTGATTATCGCTTAATTCTCTTCTTATTCCTTCAATTCCGCACTTTCAAATACAATGTCTCTCTTTATGTCAATTTTACCCATAATAAAATACACAATCAAAATATATCCCCATTTTCATCTccaattcttatttattttccttgacttcattaaagttattttaaacCGTGAATTGAGCTAAGTGAAGTTTCAAATTTTCCGGCTTAACGGATGGGACTAAACGTAGCATGTATTCTCTAAAACTACTATCATAAACTAGTTGAAATAGCTTTAATATTTAGTCATGCTAATTTAAAAGCTAACAAGGTGagattttttaatagaaaaatgttattttaacaaTACAAAAATACCAGTTTATAATATGTtttgattaatataatt
Proteins encoded in this region:
- the LOC137832486 gene encoding uncharacterized protein produces the protein MSEGHEIHSNEEASSGCSQKCSSFDLNTEACSDDNTNGSTEEGYELTTDENNIEKVKDEGTSANNGSSISREGNERRGTVRQYVRSKMPRLRWTPELHHSFMHAVERLGGQERATPKLVLQLMNVEGLSIAHVKSHLQMYRSKKLDEVGQVLSQRSNQRVRSVMLHQSMSPQQHLKMGNGGIILATQFDKHCHFPSLMQTPFPLSRSHANDTNSRHQQWYINHQHFRKPIASGQIQPKDTPTRPSQLLDEKRWLPLEIINNHQSKFQKLPAIVAPKTGSHAVQPTEWSFVNNTSVTEYISNKPNEPRNYSSSLKLEFDPPFRIKKDEQQLPDLQLSLSYTVASDGGKMNHYRETQEISTKLSLS
- the LOC137832487 gene encoding uncharacterized protein: MAERKLNINAPLMSVRRGSATSPSLTEARKKILEKRHSLPYHKSDATLDQVTKPVAVPFNWEHIPGRRKGNGGSEPHPPKATSITPSPRLPPGNSTNATKQPLERENKAANKFKSSNKSKSFSVSVAKVDTVKERKTEKIEKIVESRRSNVKYDDDDDDAFSDALETLSHTESFSMNCSVSGVSGLENMSANKSGTFSTDQQTRDFMMNRFLPAAKAMTLQPSQYSSKKQSVLVEQQPRDVSKLIREEKKPLSNRHNTAIIPYHGHGQEEESEDEGDGNECDNSSDIAAKGCGLLPQLHIRNSLCLLNPVAAIKMKNQVSLPSASEVVKPNKTSHIRSFSPVPAVKKAWDAIHKNKSSSRAASPDKQEGKKKLTSESNRFTYSGELLPGRLSPFRRSRAAATGISPSRRPQSPFRGAKLLGDSKEAENYKFSKVKFHSGVLGTVQDVLSQGNKRTSYSGSLTLEKTLYIDTVSTAKLPSSNVSSLDNTRRVDTMIADLERRRGKESYSSIGSSQDMKQLRCAVEEKATFDTEVLNSLDSIPPSLFRILNLTAKEGKTEGLTTDQNISQEPESLSLVQGTFVEDSKINAQQIVLVNDSGKYCADSVVSPLPPPLPKSPSESWLWRALPLVSVKNSFLHSSQGTQTQAKRHDCNATSGNLKWETIVKTSNLHHDHVRYSQELPTHKSQH